The Carassius auratus strain Wakin unplaced genomic scaffold, ASM336829v1 scaf_tig00019315, whole genome shotgun sequence genome contains the following window.
CGATTTCATTCATTTGGAGTAACATGAACTAATGAATTGTGCAAAGAAGATTGCGTGTTAAAGAGCACAATGGTTATAGTGTAAACATGGTTTGTTGACTTTTAAGCAGGAGTTTAATAAAGCACCACTGTAATTTGATCCACAGAGGAAGGCTtgttaaactgtgtgtgtgtgtgtgtgttgtgttgtagCTGAGGAAGATGAGGATAAAGAGGATGATTTCCGAGCTCCTCTTTATAAGACTGTGGAGATTCGAGGCATTCAAGTGCGGATGAAGTGGTGCTCTACTTGCCGTTTCTACAGACCCCCACGTTGCTCCCACTGCTCCGTGTGCGACAACTGTGTGGaggtaaacacactcacacacacaacacacaccttATTCCAGTGATTGTGTTTAGATGTGACTTCAGTATGTGTATTGACGAAACAAATGAATTCCATAACATTTACAGTCCTTGATCAATTTGTGTTAATTGAGTAGAGTAGAGAAGTGAGCTTGCTTTGGACAGCCTtaagtttttctctctctctctttttcaccattatgactcacacacacacatgcaacttgCCTCTTCTCTCCTTGCAGGATTTTGATCATCACTGTCCGTGGGTCAACAACTGCATCGGCCGGAGGAACTACCGTTACTTCTTCCTGTTCTTGCTCTCTTTGACGGCTCACATAATGGGCGTATTTGGCTTCGGCCTGCTTTTCATTCTCTACCACACCCAGCAGCTGGACCGAGTGCATTCGGCTGTCACGTATCCTCAAACAATGGTTTCAGTTTATGTGTGCTCACTCCAAAACCTTTGGCTAAAAATTCAGACTGTGCAACAGTGAGATCTGAACTTGAGAGGGGATTTGTATGAAAGTTTACAGTTTCCTCCTTGACCCTTTATCAGTATGGCTGTCATGTGTGTCGCTGGGCTTTTCTTCATCCCAGTGGCAGGTCTCACTGGTTTCCATGTCGTTCTGGTGGCAAGAGG
Protein-coding sequences here:
- the LOC113076201 gene encoding palmitoyltransferase ZDHHC5-like, whose protein sequence is MSGGVSGPTSPPHPTAPSPDLSGLVATCQSLRQQPSWSAATTLFFCFTALGFRRFLSHVPIYNGIMFLFVLANFCMATFMDPGIFPRAEEDEDKEDDFRAPLYKTVEIRGIQVRMKWCSTCRFYRPPRCSHCSVCDNCVEDFDHHCPWVNNCIGRRNYRYFFLFLLSLTAHIMGVFGFGLLFILYHTQQLDRVHSAVTMAVMCVAGLFFIPVAGLTGFHVVLVARGRTTNEQVVTCTIIIFF